A section of the Mycobacterium sp. 3519A genome encodes:
- a CDS encoding ATP-dependent DNA ligase — MRLPVMPPVSPMLAKPVRSIPPDASYEPKWDGFRTICFRDGDEVELGSRNERPMTRYFPELVDAVLAELPPRCVIDGEIVIAGERGLDFEALQLRLHPAASRVRMLAEQTPADFIAFDLLALGDDDYTGLPFSERRAALVDALAGAGPSVHLTPATTDMATAQRWFTEFEGAGLDGLIAKPLTLTYQPDKRVMFKVKHERTADCVVAGYRVHKSADDAIGSLLLGLYKADGALASIGVIGALPMAERKRLFAELQPLVTTFDAHPWNWAAHVAAQSTPRRFEGSRWNAGKDLSFVPLRPERVVEVRYDYMEGERFRHTAQFNRWRPDRDPASCTFDQLERPVRFNLGDIVPGLG; from the coding sequence GTGCGCCTGCCCGTGATGCCGCCGGTGTCGCCCATGTTGGCCAAGCCGGTGCGGTCGATCCCTCCGGACGCGTCGTACGAACCGAAGTGGGACGGGTTCAGGACTATCTGCTTCCGCGACGGCGACGAGGTGGAACTGGGCAGCCGCAACGAACGGCCGATGACCCGGTATTTCCCGGAGTTGGTCGACGCCGTCCTCGCCGAGTTGCCGCCCCGCTGCGTCATCGACGGCGAGATCGTCATCGCCGGTGAGCGCGGCCTCGACTTCGAGGCCCTGCAGTTGCGGTTGCACCCGGCCGCGTCGCGGGTGCGCATGCTCGCCGAACAGACTCCCGCCGACTTCATCGCGTTCGACCTGCTCGCGCTCGGCGACGACGACTACACCGGCTTGCCGTTCAGCGAGCGGCGCGCCGCGCTGGTCGACGCGTTGGCCGGCGCCGGACCTTCCGTTCACCTGACGCCTGCGACCACCGATATGGCGACCGCGCAGCGCTGGTTCACCGAATTCGAGGGCGCCGGGCTGGACGGGCTGATCGCCAAACCGCTGACGTTGACCTATCAGCCCGACAAGCGGGTGATGTTCAAGGTCAAGCACGAGCGCACCGCCGACTGTGTGGTCGCCGGTTACCGGGTGCACAAGTCGGCCGACGACGCGATCGGCTCGCTGCTGCTGGGGCTGTACAAGGCCGACGGCGCGCTGGCCTCGATCGGGGTCATCGGCGCTCTCCCGATGGCCGAGCGGAAGCGGCTCTTCGCCGAGTTGCAGCCGCTCGTCACCACGTTCGACGCGCACCCGTGGAATTGGGCGGCCCACGTGGCGGCCCAGAGCACACCCCGGCGGTTCGAGGGGTCGCGGTGGAATGCGGGCAAGGACCTGTCGTTCGTCCCGCTGCGGCCCGAGCGCGTGGTCGAGGTGCGTTACGACTACATGGAAGGCGAAAGGTTCCGCCACACCGCGCAATTCAACCGGTGGCGGCCCGACCGCGATCCGGCGTCGTGCACGTTCGACCAGCTGGAGCGGCCGGTCCGCTTCAATCTCGGCGATATCGTGCCTGGCCTCGGCTGA
- a CDS encoding low specificity L-threonine aldolase, whose translation MNAPHTDAQRHHDPEVRGFASDNYAGVHPEILAALTLANGGHQDAYGDDAYTENLQRIIRGHFGQGAEAFPVFNGTGANVLALQAVTDRWGAVVCADTAHINSDEGGAPERMGGLKLLTVPTLDGKLTPELIDRQAWGWADEHRAMPQVVSITQSTELGTLYTPEEIRVICEHAHARNMRVHMDGSRIANAAAALDMPMHNFTSDVGVDILSLGGTKNGALLGEAVVVLNQDAVSHMKHLRKLSMQLHSKMRFVSVQLEALLAKDLWMRNARHANEMAQRLAEGARGVDGVRVLYPVQANAVFARLPHDVSERLQKRFRFYFWDEKAGDVRWMCSFDTTEADVDAFVTALKDEMTR comes from the coding sequence GTGAACGCGCCGCACACCGACGCCCAGCGGCACCACGATCCTGAAGTCCGCGGCTTCGCCAGCGACAACTACGCAGGTGTGCACCCGGAGATTCTGGCCGCGCTGACGCTGGCCAACGGCGGGCACCAGGACGCCTACGGCGACGACGCGTACACCGAGAACCTGCAGCGCATCATTCGCGGACACTTCGGGCAGGGTGCGGAAGCCTTCCCGGTCTTCAACGGCACCGGCGCGAATGTCCTTGCCCTGCAAGCTGTCACCGATCGGTGGGGCGCTGTCGTGTGCGCCGACACCGCGCACATCAACAGCGACGAAGGCGGCGCGCCGGAACGGATGGGCGGGCTGAAACTGCTGACCGTTCCCACCCTCGACGGCAAGCTGACCCCGGAGTTGATCGACCGGCAGGCCTGGGGCTGGGCCGACGAGCACCGGGCGATGCCCCAGGTGGTGTCGATCACCCAGAGCACCGAATTGGGCACGCTGTACACACCGGAGGAGATCCGAGTGATCTGCGAGCACGCCCACGCCCGGAACATGCGGGTACACATGGACGGGTCCAGAATCGCGAATGCGGCTGCGGCGCTTGACATGCCGATGCACAACTTCACATCCGACGTCGGCGTGGACATCCTGTCGCTGGGCGGCACCAAGAACGGTGCGCTGCTCGGTGAGGCCGTGGTGGTGCTCAACCAGGATGCCGTCAGCCACATGAAACATCTGCGCAAGCTGTCGATGCAGCTGCACTCCAAGATGCGATTCGTCTCAGTGCAACTCGAAGCCCTGCTGGCCAAGGACCTTTGGATGCGCAACGCCAGGCACGCCAACGAGATGGCGCAGCGGCTGGCCGAGGGCGCACGCGGCGTGGACGGTGTGCGCGTGCTCTACCCGGTGCAGGCCAACGCGGTGTTCGCGCGGCTGCCACACGACGTCAGCGAACGGCTGCAGAAGCGATTCCGGTTCTATTTCTGGGACGAGAAGGCCGGCGATGTGCGCTGGATGTGTTCGTTCGACACCACGGAAGCCGACGTCGACGCGTTTGTCACCGCGCTCAAGGACGAGATGACGCGCTAG
- a CDS encoding serine hydrolase domain-containing protein, with protein MTKASVLRAEEGLPRGVHGAADSRFGNVIRVFAGLFPGRRFGGGALSVYIDGRPVVDVWTGWSDRAGEQPWTSDTGAMVFSATKGVAATVVHRLVDRGELAYDEPVATYWPEFGANGKGNITIRDVLRHRSGLSHLKGVSKAELLDHKLMEERLAAASVDHLRGWPAYHALTYGWILSGLTRAVTGQGMRELIRDEIARPLDTDGLHLGRPPAGSPTKVAQILAPQSAHSNPVFDFVAPKVAGLPLSGAFGAMFFPGIKSFVQGDIPFLDGEVPAANGVVTARGLARMYAAIANGGVIDGIQFLSEELTQGLIGHPKPWPDLNIVVPMPFHLGYHESPIPGLLKGFGHIGLGGTLGWADPASASAFAFVHNRLLTPMVIDMASFAGLARPMRSAITAARHVGALTVPRYGARYRETDAAAPKKRIAGRR; from the coding sequence ATGACAAAGGCGTCGGTGCTTCGCGCCGAGGAAGGCCTGCCGCGCGGGGTGCACGGCGCCGCGGATTCGCGGTTCGGCAACGTCATTCGCGTGTTCGCCGGGTTGTTCCCCGGACGCCGGTTCGGCGGCGGTGCGCTATCGGTGTACATCGACGGACGCCCGGTGGTCGACGTCTGGACGGGCTGGTCCGACCGCGCGGGCGAGCAGCCGTGGACCAGCGACACGGGCGCGATGGTGTTCTCCGCGACCAAGGGTGTGGCGGCCACCGTCGTGCACCGGCTCGTCGACAGGGGTGAGCTGGCGTACGACGAGCCCGTCGCCACCTATTGGCCCGAGTTCGGCGCGAACGGCAAGGGCAACATCACGATCCGCGATGTGCTGCGCCACCGCTCGGGGCTGTCGCATCTGAAGGGCGTCAGCAAGGCCGAACTGCTGGATCACAAGTTGATGGAGGAGCGGTTGGCCGCCGCATCGGTCGACCACCTGCGCGGCTGGCCGGCCTATCACGCGCTGACATACGGCTGGATCCTGTCCGGCCTGACTCGCGCCGTCACCGGGCAGGGCATGCGCGAGTTGATCCGCGACGAAATAGCCCGCCCGCTCGACACCGACGGGTTGCACCTCGGGCGCCCACCGGCGGGGTCGCCGACGAAGGTCGCGCAGATCCTCGCCCCGCAGAGCGCGCACAGCAATCCGGTGTTCGACTTCGTGGCGCCGAAGGTGGCGGGCCTGCCGCTGTCCGGCGCGTTCGGGGCGATGTTCTTCCCCGGCATCAAATCGTTTGTCCAGGGCGATATTCCGTTCCTCGACGGCGAGGTGCCCGCTGCCAACGGTGTCGTGACGGCCCGCGGCCTGGCGAGGATGTACGCCGCGATCGCCAACGGCGGCGTGATCGATGGCATCCAGTTCCTGTCCGAGGAACTGACGCAGGGTCTGATCGGCCACCCCAAACCGTGGCCGGACCTCAACATCGTGGTGCCGATGCCGTTCCACCTGGGCTACCACGAGTCGCCGATTCCGGGACTGCTCAAGGGTTTCGGCCACATCGGCCTCGGCGGCACGCTCGGCTGGGCTGATCCGGCATCCGCTAGCGCCTTCGCATTCGTGCACAACAGGCTGCTGACCCCGATGGTGATCGACATGGCGTCGTTCGCCGGGCTGGCCCGGCCGATGCGCAGTGCGATCACCGCGGCGCGGCACGTCGGTGCACTTACGGTGCCGAGATACGGTGCGCGCTACCGCGAAACGGATGCGGCGGCGCCGAAGAAGCGCATCGCGGGCCGCCGCTAG
- a CDS encoding aminotransferase class I/II-fold pyridoxal phosphate-dependent enzyme: MSFLSLGRDELQTQHELQSRNYADLQAKKLKLDLTRGKPSPEQLDLSNALLSLPGDDFRDGDGTDTRNYGGLHGLPELRAIFGELLGIPVPNLIAGNNASLELMHDVVTFSMLHGGVDSPRPWLQEPVVKFLCPAPGYDRHFAITETLGVEMITVPMREDGPDVDLIEELVASDPAIKGMWCVPVYSNPTGATYSWETVRRLVQMRTAASDFRLMWDNAYPVHTLTHDFVQQVDVLGLAEAAGNPNRPLVFSSTSKITFAGAGVSFFAGSLGNIAWYLQYAGKKSIGPDKVNQLRHLRFFGDADGVRLQMQRHQAILAPKFALVQEILSDRLGESKVASWTDPKGGYFVSLDVLPGTAKRTVALAKDAGIAVTEAGSAFPYRKDPEDKNIRIAPSFPGLPELRDAIDGLATCALLSATESLLKD; encoded by the coding sequence GTGTCGTTTTTGTCTCTCGGCCGTGACGAACTGCAGACACAGCATGAGCTGCAGTCCCGCAACTACGCCGACCTGCAGGCCAAGAAACTGAAGCTGGACCTGACCCGCGGCAAGCCGTCCCCCGAGCAGCTCGATCTGTCCAACGCGCTGCTGAGCCTGCCCGGGGACGATTTCCGTGACGGCGACGGCACCGACACCCGCAACTACGGCGGCCTGCACGGCCTGCCCGAGTTGCGCGCCATCTTCGGTGAGCTGCTCGGCATCCCGGTGCCCAACCTGATCGCGGGCAACAACGCCAGCCTCGAGTTGATGCACGACGTGGTGACGTTCTCGATGCTGCACGGCGGCGTCGATTCGCCCCGGCCGTGGCTGCAGGAGCCCGTCGTCAAGTTCCTGTGCCCGGCGCCCGGCTACGACAGGCACTTCGCGATCACCGAGACCCTCGGCGTCGAGATGATCACCGTGCCGATGCGCGAGGACGGCCCGGACGTCGACCTGATCGAGGAACTCGTCGCATCCGATCCCGCGATCAAGGGCATGTGGTGCGTGCCCGTGTACTCCAACCCCACCGGTGCCACCTACTCCTGGGAGACCGTGCGGCGTCTCGTGCAAATGCGAACGGCGGCAAGTGATTTCCGGTTGATGTGGGACAACGCCTACCCGGTGCACACGTTGACGCACGACTTCGTGCAGCAGGTCGACGTGCTGGGGTTGGCCGAGGCTGCCGGCAACCCGAACCGGCCGCTGGTGTTCTCGTCGACGTCGAAGATCACCTTCGCCGGTGCGGGGGTCAGCTTCTTTGCGGGCTCGCTGGGCAATATCGCGTGGTACCTGCAGTACGCAGGCAAGAAGTCGATCGGCCCCGACAAGGTCAACCAGCTTCGCCACCTGCGGTTCTTCGGCGACGCCGACGGGGTGCGTCTGCAGATGCAGCGTCACCAGGCGATTCTGGCGCCGAAATTCGCGTTGGTGCAGGAGATCCTCTCCGACCGGCTAGGGGAGTCGAAGGTCGCGTCGTGGACCGATCCCAAGGGTGGGTACTTCGTCAGCCTCGACGTGCTGCCCGGCACCGCGAAGCGCACCGTCGCGCTCGCCAAGGATGCGGGCATCGCCGTCACCGAGGCGGGCTCGGCGTTTCCGTATCGAAAAGACCCGGAGGACAAGAACATCCGGATCGCGCCGTCGTTTCCCGGGCTGCCTGAGCTGCGCGACGCGATCGACGGCCTGGCCACCTGCGCGCTGCTGTCGGCGACCGAGTCGCTTCTGAAGGACTGA
- a CDS encoding ATP-dependent DNA ligase has protein sequence MDCVDLPVLPPLEPMLAKAQAKVPPEPGVWSYEPKWDGFRALVFRDGDKVVIQSRNGKELGRYFPELEQALLDEIALRCVLDGEVVVPREIGGRIRLDWESLSQRIHPAASRIKMLAEQTPAHFIGFDALATGDTSLLKEPFRVRRQALADAVHEKQWCHVTRTTEDPEQGAQWLDTFEGAGLDGVIAKRLDGPYLPGKREMVKVKHARDADCVAMGYRIHKSGEGVGSILLGLYRDDGELQMVGGAASFTAKDRLKLLAELEPLREGDEMREGDPSRWNSAADKRWIPVRPEKVCEVAYDQMEGNTLHGRRFRHAVKFIRWRPDRDPASCTFDQLDVPLNYDLYDVLES, from the coding sequence ATGGACTGTGTGGACCTCCCCGTGTTGCCACCGTTGGAGCCGATGCTGGCCAAAGCCCAGGCCAAGGTGCCACCCGAGCCGGGGGTCTGGTCCTATGAACCGAAGTGGGACGGGTTTCGCGCGCTGGTGTTCCGCGACGGCGACAAGGTCGTCATCCAGTCGCGCAACGGCAAGGAACTGGGCCGGTACTTCCCGGAGCTGGAACAGGCGCTGCTCGACGAGATCGCGCTGCGCTGCGTGCTCGACGGCGAGGTGGTGGTGCCCCGCGAGATCGGCGGCCGCATCCGGCTGGACTGGGAGTCGCTGTCACAGCGCATCCACCCGGCCGCGAGCCGGATCAAGATGCTCGCCGAACAGACGCCCGCACACTTCATCGGTTTCGACGCGCTGGCCACCGGCGATACGTCGCTGCTGAAGGAACCCTTCCGGGTGCGGCGGCAGGCACTGGCCGACGCCGTGCACGAAAAGCAGTGGTGCCACGTCACCCGTACCACCGAGGATCCGGAGCAGGGCGCGCAATGGCTGGACACCTTCGAGGGCGCTGGCCTGGACGGGGTGATCGCCAAGCGGTTGGACGGTCCGTATCTGCCGGGCAAGCGGGAGATGGTCAAGGTCAAACACGCCCGCGACGCCGATTGCGTCGCGATGGGTTACCGCATCCACAAGAGCGGCGAAGGCGTCGGCTCGATCCTGCTCGGCCTCTACCGCGACGACGGTGAACTCCAGATGGTCGGCGGCGCCGCGTCGTTCACCGCCAAGGACCGGCTCAAGCTGCTGGCCGAACTCGAGCCGTTACGTGAGGGTGACGAGATGCGCGAGGGCGATCCCAGTCGCTGGAATTCCGCGGCGGACAAGCGGTGGATCCCGGTGCGCCCCGAGAAGGTGTGCGAAGTGGCCTACGACCAGATGGAGGGAAACACTCTGCACGGCAGAAGATTTCGGCATGCGGTGAAGTTCATCCGGTGGCGGCCGGACCGCGATCCTGCCAGTTGCACCTTCGACCAGCTCGACGTGCCGCTGAACTACGACCTCTACGACGTCCTGGAGTCTTGA
- a CDS encoding S1C family serine protease translates to MRILPWRQPVQALLAVLAVLAALVAPATAVAAPVDIAAAAAAVEPAVVQITTRIDYQQAIGTGTGMVIDPGGVVLTNYHVVAGANTITGTVGGRDYPVDLVGYDRKNDIAVLQLRGAGGLPTVPIGDSSQVAVGEPTVGLGNARGVGAPLTHETGPVTALNQTVNAEDALTGSSEEVNGLIEVAADVRPGDSGGPLVNGAGQVIGVVTAASVNFQMGPAGKGFAIPINNAMAIAGQIRSGAPSPSVHIGQPTLLGVGVGTQPRRGGGIIVRDVMIGGPAEQAGLAIGDVLTNIDGVELDSATTLTYVLDRHYPGDVVDLTWIDRSGQQRTGKATLVSGP, encoded by the coding sequence ATGCGCATACTCCCCTGGCGGCAGCCGGTTCAGGCATTGCTGGCCGTGCTCGCCGTCCTCGCGGCCCTGGTCGCGCCCGCGACGGCAGTGGCCGCACCCGTGGACATCGCCGCCGCGGCCGCGGCCGTCGAACCCGCCGTCGTCCAGATCACCACCAGGATCGACTATCAGCAGGCCATCGGCACCGGCACCGGCATGGTCATCGACCCGGGCGGCGTGGTGTTGACCAACTATCACGTGGTCGCGGGCGCCAACACCATCACGGGCACGGTCGGCGGGCGCGACTACCCGGTCGATCTGGTCGGCTACGACCGCAAGAACGACATCGCGGTGCTGCAGTTGCGCGGCGCGGGCGGGCTGCCGACCGTACCGATCGGGGACTCCAGCCAGGTCGCCGTCGGCGAACCGACCGTCGGCCTCGGCAACGCCCGCGGGGTGGGTGCGCCGCTGACCCACGAGACGGGGCCGGTGACCGCGCTGAACCAGACCGTCAACGCCGAGGACGCCCTGACCGGCAGCTCCGAGGAAGTCAACGGCCTGATCGAGGTCGCGGCCGACGTGCGGCCCGGCGACTCCGGCGGCCCGTTGGTCAACGGCGCCGGACAGGTCATCGGAGTGGTCACCGCCGCGTCGGTCAACTTCCAAATGGGCCCTGCCGGAAAGGGTTTCGCGATACCCATCAACAACGCGATGGCTATCGCAGGCCAGATCCGGTCCGGCGCCCCTTCGCCGTCGGTGCACATCGGGCAGCCGACGCTGCTCGGCGTCGGTGTCGGAACGCAACCGCGTCGCGGCGGCGGGATCATCGTGCGCGACGTGATGATCGGCGGACCCGCCGAACAGGCCGGCCTCGCCATCGGCGACGTGCTGACGAACATCGACGGGGTCGAACTGGACTCGGCCACCACACTGACCTATGTGCTGGACCGGCACTACCCCGGTGACGTCGTCGACCTGACGTGGATCGACCGCAGCGGTCAGCAGCGCACCGGAAAGGCGACTCTGGTTTCAGGCCCATAG
- a CDS encoding DUF4352 domain-containing protein — MAGTQLRGWYPDPSGAPRQRYWDGQQWTGHAPPRPTLSAAGLWLGLGVIAVVALLFAGCSAMIAASSRSHSTADADRFRGATGVLGAPVHDGNFEFVVADVHATEWRAEPRARGQWMVATMTVRNIDDEAQDFVANNQKLVDFDGHTYAADAEAAVAMNNTSMVITMDPGAHMTVKLPFDVPEETTPEAVELHDSVFSDGVRVQMARPSASSRP, encoded by the coding sequence GTGGCAGGCACACAACTACGGGGTTGGTATCCGGATCCGTCGGGCGCGCCACGGCAGCGCTACTGGGACGGTCAGCAGTGGACGGGTCATGCGCCGCCACGGCCGACGTTGAGCGCGGCCGGACTGTGGCTCGGGCTCGGCGTCATCGCGGTCGTCGCGCTGCTGTTCGCCGGGTGCTCGGCGATGATCGCCGCCAGCTCCCGATCACACTCGACCGCGGACGCCGACCGTTTCCGTGGCGCCACCGGTGTGCTCGGCGCACCTGTTCACGACGGCAATTTCGAGTTCGTCGTCGCCGACGTGCACGCCACCGAGTGGCGCGCCGAACCGCGCGCACGGGGGCAGTGGATGGTCGCGACGATGACGGTGCGCAACATCGACGACGAGGCGCAGGACTTCGTCGCCAACAACCAGAAATTGGTCGACTTCGACGGGCACACGTATGCGGCCGACGCCGAGGCCGCCGTCGCGATGAACAACACCTCGATGGTGATCACGATGGATCCCGGTGCGCACATGACGGTCAAGCTGCCGTTCGATGTGCCTGAGGAAACGACCCCGGAGGCGGTCGAACTGCACGACTCGGTGTTCTCTGACGGGGTTCGGGTGCAGATGGCGCGGCCTAGCGCGTCATCTCGTCCTTGA
- the ligD gene encoding non-homologous end-joining DNA ligase — MATPAEELDVEGIKVRFTNPDKVYFPKLGAKGTKRKLVEYYLSVAGGPMLTALRDRPTHLQRFPDGIEGEEIYQKRIPKHAPDYLETCVVTFPSGRTAEALKVNHPAAIVWAAQMGAVTLHPWQVRCADTEHPDELRIDLDPQPGTAFKEASTVAVDVLKPVLDELGLVGYPKTSGGRGVHVFLRIKTDWDFIAVRRAGIALAREVERRAPDAVTTSWWKEERGERIFIDYNQNARDRTFASAYSARKTPIATVSMPLTWDELRDADPDDYTILTAPDFVAGRPDPWQGIDSVAQSLDPLMEMVKADEERGLGDLPYPPNYPKMPGEPPRVQPSKKVAANWDDDGNPVTR, encoded by the coding sequence ATGGCAACTCCTGCAGAAGAACTCGACGTCGAGGGCATCAAGGTCCGGTTCACCAATCCCGACAAGGTGTACTTCCCGAAGCTCGGCGCCAAGGGCACCAAACGCAAACTCGTCGAGTACTATCTGTCCGTCGCAGGCGGTCCGATGCTGACCGCGTTGCGTGATCGGCCCACCCACCTGCAGCGGTTCCCCGACGGCATCGAGGGCGAAGAGATCTACCAGAAGCGGATACCCAAGCACGCCCCTGACTACCTCGAGACCTGCGTGGTGACCTTCCCGTCGGGCCGAACAGCGGAGGCGCTCAAGGTGAATCACCCCGCGGCCATCGTGTGGGCCGCGCAGATGGGCGCCGTCACACTGCATCCGTGGCAGGTGCGCTGCGCCGACACCGAGCACCCCGACGAACTGCGGATCGACCTCGACCCGCAACCGGGCACCGCCTTCAAGGAAGCCAGCACGGTCGCCGTCGACGTGCTCAAACCGGTGCTCGACGAACTCGGCCTGGTCGGCTACCCGAAGACCTCCGGCGGTCGCGGCGTGCACGTGTTCCTGCGCATCAAGACGGACTGGGACTTCATCGCGGTGCGCAGGGCGGGCATCGCATTGGCCCGTGAGGTGGAACGGCGGGCACCCGATGCGGTCACCACGTCGTGGTGGAAGGAAGAACGGGGCGAGCGAATCTTCATCGACTACAACCAGAATGCCCGCGACCGCACCTTCGCGTCGGCGTACTCGGCGCGCAAGACCCCGATCGCGACCGTGTCGATGCCGCTGACGTGGGACGAACTGCGCGACGCAGATCCCGACGACTACACCATCCTCACCGCGCCGGACTTCGTCGCGGGCCGCCCCGATCCGTGGCAGGGAATTGATTCGGTCGCGCAGTCATTAGACCCATTGATGGAGATGGTGAAGGCCGACGAGGAACGCGGACTGGGTGATCTGCCCTACCCGCCTAACTATCCCAAGATGCCTGGTGAGCCGCCTCGCGTGCAGCCCAGCAAGAAGGTCGCCGCGAACTGGGACGACGACGGCAACCCGGTGACCCGGTGA
- a CDS encoding dihydrodipicolinate reductase: MHNTAPYRVVQWTTGNVGKSSVEAIAANPTLELVGCFAWSKDKVGRDAGELAGIAPLGVEATDDVDALLALKPDVVVYNPMWVDVDELVRILSAGVNVVSSASFITGHNLAAGRDRIEEACRQGGTTMFGSGVSPGFAELLAIVAANGCARVDKVTIAEASDTTFYDSPDTEKPCGFGMPIDDPNLAPMASKGTAVFAEAVRLVADALGVELDEIVCEAEYAQTTEDVVMDSWTIESGCVAGVFASWQGRVGGRTVVDLNVRWRKGQTLDPDWKVEGDPWKITIEGLPTVTMQVGFLPPQDFIENAKSMADFMSLGHIITAMPPIHAIPAVVAAAPGIATYNDLQLTLPRGVVPQT; encoded by the coding sequence GTGCACAACACCGCTCCCTATCGGGTCGTCCAGTGGACGACGGGCAATGTCGGAAAGAGCTCCGTAGAGGCCATCGCCGCCAATCCCACGCTGGAACTCGTCGGCTGCTTCGCGTGGTCAAAGGACAAGGTCGGCCGCGACGCAGGCGAACTCGCGGGCATCGCGCCGCTGGGCGTCGAGGCCACCGATGACGTCGACGCCCTGCTCGCGCTCAAACCCGACGTCGTCGTCTACAACCCGATGTGGGTCGACGTCGACGAACTGGTCCGCATCCTGTCCGCGGGCGTCAACGTGGTGTCGTCGGCGTCCTTCATCACCGGGCACAACCTGGCGGCGGGCCGCGACCGCATCGAAGAGGCGTGCAGACAGGGCGGCACCACCATGTTCGGCTCGGGCGTCAGTCCCGGCTTCGCCGAACTGCTGGCCATCGTCGCGGCCAACGGATGCGCCAGAGTCGACAAGGTCACCATCGCCGAGGCGTCGGACACCACGTTCTACGACTCCCCGGACACCGAGAAACCGTGCGGCTTCGGGATGCCGATCGACGATCCGAATCTGGCACCGATGGCATCCAAGGGCACGGCCGTCTTCGCCGAAGCGGTGCGCCTGGTCGCCGACGCGCTCGGTGTCGAACTCGATGAGATCGTGTGTGAGGCCGAATACGCGCAGACCACCGAGGATGTCGTGATGGACTCCTGGACCATCGAGTCCGGTTGCGTGGCAGGCGTTTTCGCCAGCTGGCAGGGGCGGGTCGGCGGCAGGACCGTCGTCGACCTCAACGTGCGGTGGCGTAAGGGGCAGACACTCGACCCGGATTGGAAGGTCGAAGGGGACCCCTGGAAGATCACGATCGAGGGGCTGCCGACGGTCACCATGCAGGTCGGTTTCCTGCCGCCGCAGGACTTCATCGAGAACGCCAAGTCGATGGCCGACTTCATGTCACTCGGCCACATCATCACCGCGATGCCACCGATTCACGCGATTCCCGCCGTCGTCGCCGCCGCGCCCGGCATCGCCACGTACAACGACCTGCAGTTGACCCTGCCGCGAGGTGTCGTGCCGCAGACCTAG